A DNA window from Streptomyces bacillaris contains the following coding sequences:
- a CDS encoding cation:proton antiporter: protein MHISVALLLELGIILASLSLLGTLARRYALSPIPLYLLAGLALGEGGVAPVPAAGSFVETGAGIGVVLLLLVLGLEFTVPEFTVSLRRHLPSAWVDLVLNATPGAVAGWLFGLDAGGILALAGVTYISSSGIVARLLGDLRRMSNRETPAVLSVLVLEDFAMAAYLPLLAVVAAGGTWQQALLGVLLALAAVVAALTMSYWWGHHLGRLLSHPDAEQLLLRVLGVTLVVAALAEAVHVSAAVGAFLVGLSLTGEAADRARKVLSPLRDLFAAVFFLAIGLSIPPNSLLPVLPVALLLAVVTAATKVASGWYAARREGVGRRGRLRAGTALIARGEFSIVIIGLVGTGHDRLGALVAAYVLLLAVAGPVITRFTGSRPSDPKRSPRRSTPVS from the coding sequence ATGCACATCTCGGTCGCCCTGCTGCTGGAGCTGGGCATCATCCTCGCCTCGCTGAGTCTGCTCGGTACGCTGGCGCGACGCTACGCGCTGTCCCCGATCCCGCTGTATCTCCTGGCCGGACTGGCCCTGGGCGAGGGAGGCGTCGCCCCGGTCCCGGCAGCCGGTTCCTTCGTGGAGACCGGCGCGGGCATCGGCGTCGTTCTACTGCTGCTGGTACTCGGGCTTGAGTTCACCGTGCCGGAGTTCACGGTCAGTCTGCGCCGCCACCTGCCCTCGGCATGGGTCGATCTCGTGCTGAACGCGACCCCCGGTGCGGTGGCGGGATGGTTGTTCGGGCTGGACGCCGGAGGGATTCTGGCGCTCGCCGGGGTGACCTACATCTCCTCCTCGGGCATCGTCGCCCGGCTCCTGGGCGACCTGCGGAGGATGAGCAACCGGGAGACCCCGGCAGTGCTGTCCGTACTGGTGCTGGAGGACTTCGCGATGGCCGCGTACCTCCCGCTGCTCGCCGTGGTGGCTGCCGGAGGAACATGGCAGCAGGCCCTACTGGGAGTGCTGCTGGCCCTGGCCGCCGTCGTGGCCGCGCTCACCATGTCCTACTGGTGGGGGCATCACCTGGGGCGACTGCTGTCGCACCCCGACGCGGAGCAGCTGCTGCTGCGCGTCCTGGGCGTGACACTGGTCGTCGCGGCCCTCGCGGAGGCCGTCCACGTCTCGGCGGCGGTCGGCGCCTTCCTGGTCGGGCTCTCCCTCACGGGCGAAGCGGCCGACCGGGCACGGAAGGTACTGAGTCCGCTGCGAGACCTGTTCGCCGCCGTGTTCTTTCTCGCCATCGGCCTGTCCATCCCACCGAACTCGCTGCTGCCGGTGCTTCCGGTCGCCCTGCTCCTGGCCGTGGTCACCGCCGCGACCAAGGTGGCGTCCGGTTGGTACGCGGCACGCCGCGAAGGGGTGGGACGCCGAGGACGCCTGCGGGCAGGAACCGCGCTCATCGCCCGGGGCGAGTTCTCCATCGTCATCATCGGCCTCGTGGGCACCGGTCACGACCGGCTCGGCGCCCTGGTGGCCGCCTATGTCCTCCTGCTCGCCGTGGCCGGCCCCGTCATCACCCGCTTCACCGGATCACGCCCCTCCGATCCGAAGCGCTCACCGCGCCGCAGCACGCCGGTGTCCTGA
- a CDS encoding cation:proton antiporter regulatory subunit → MDVNEVLLPGVGLLYEFVNLEGDKVGVVARRSGDFELAVYGEGDPDQARAVFRLTGEEADVLAGILGAPRIAERFADLTKEVPGLSAGQVEVLAGTPYVGRPLGESRARTRTGASIVAIVRGEDVIPSPGPEKVLCAGDVLVVIGTREGIAAVEQLVRG, encoded by the coding sequence GTGGATGTCAACGAAGTGCTACTGCCGGGTGTGGGGCTGCTCTACGAGTTCGTCAATCTGGAGGGCGACAAGGTCGGTGTGGTCGCCAGGCGCTCCGGCGACTTCGAACTGGCGGTTTACGGAGAGGGGGACCCGGATCAGGCGCGGGCCGTCTTCCGGCTCACCGGCGAGGAGGCCGACGTCCTCGCCGGGATCCTGGGCGCGCCGCGCATCGCCGAGCGGTTCGCGGATCTGACCAAAGAGGTGCCCGGGCTCAGCGCCGGGCAGGTCGAGGTGCTCGCCGGCACCCCGTACGTCGGCCGCCCGCTGGGGGAATCCAGGGCACGCACACGGACAGGTGCGTCGATCGTGGCGATCGTCCGTGGTGAGGACGTCATCCCGTCCCCCGGGCCGGAGAAGGTCCTATGTGCTGGAGACGTACTGGTGGTGATCGGGACCCGCGAGGGGATCGCCGCGGTGGAACAGCTCGTCCGGGGCTGA
- a CDS encoding universal stress protein, which produces MSGPVVVGVDGSESSFAAVEAAAREARARGLGLRVVHALVWPVTYVLPRPSPGGTSPLGPPPMDTSEAGLRKMAGGLVTEAVGRARAVAPGVQVSHAVVPGEPLTVLEAESRAAELVVVGSRGLGGFVGLLAGSTAVHLVAHGRCPVLVVREQPRADGPVVLGVDGSAAGGPAVDLAFATAERRKAPLVALHAWTTWNAPLPAPQDASAPYAGPPGALAEEETLLSEALAGYRARYPDVVVERRVVHGRTREALIGASRSAQLVVVGARGRGGFAGLLLGSVSQAVLHHAHCPVAVVRAPGARH; this is translated from the coding sequence ATGAGTGGTCCGGTGGTTGTGGGTGTGGACGGGTCGGAGTCGAGTTTCGCCGCGGTGGAGGCGGCGGCTCGGGAGGCGCGGGCGCGTGGGCTGGGGCTGCGGGTGGTGCACGCGCTGGTCTGGCCGGTGACGTACGTGCTTCCGCGCCCTTCGCCGGGAGGCACGTCGCCGTTGGGGCCGCCGCCGATGGACACGTCAGAGGCCGGGCTCCGGAAGATGGCCGGGGGTCTGGTGACCGAGGCGGTCGGGCGGGCGCGGGCGGTGGCGCCGGGTGTCCAGGTCAGCCACGCCGTGGTGCCCGGCGAGCCCCTGACCGTCCTGGAGGCGGAGTCCCGTGCGGCCGAGCTGGTCGTGGTGGGGTCCCGGGGGCTGGGCGGGTTCGTCGGGCTGCTGGCCGGGTCGACGGCGGTGCACCTGGTGGCGCACGGGCGGTGTCCGGTGCTGGTGGTTCGCGAGCAGCCACGCGCGGACGGCCCGGTCGTACTGGGCGTCGACGGTTCAGCGGCGGGCGGACCGGCGGTGGACCTCGCCTTCGCCACGGCGGAGCGGCGGAAGGCCCCCCTGGTGGCCCTGCACGCCTGGACGACGTGGAACGCGCCGCTGCCCGCTCCACAGGACGCTTCCGCTCCGTACGCCGGCCCACCGGGTGCTCTCGCCGAGGAGGAGACGCTGCTGTCCGAGGCCCTCGCGGGCTACCGGGCACGGTACCCGGACGTGGTGGTGGAGCGCCGGGTGGTGCACGGCCGAACACGCGAGGCGCTGATCGGCGCGAGCCGCTCCGCACAGCTGGTGGTGGTCGGCGCCCGAGGGCGGGGCGGGTTCGCCGGACTGCTGCTCGGCTCGGTCAGCCAGGCCGTGCTGCACCACGCCCACTGCCCGGTCGCAGTGGTGCGGGCGCCGGGCGCGCGGCACTGA
- a CDS encoding universal stress protein has product MTDPVIVGVDGSASSLEAVDVAAREARLRDAPLRIVHAFGHVPGHRPAGGPPRSPADHGLEPMVRGALADAEERAHAAAPGVAVTRSVVAGEALEVMEIESRSASLAVVGSRGLSGFSGLLLGSTAVHLAAHGRCPLMVVRGRTDPSGAVLLAVDGSDAGGAAVEFAFAEAALRGAPLVALHVWNTWSERAYEGPGDPLNAMVVDIERLREAEQRLLDETVAPWQKVFPDVTVERRLERARIRPALLDASRDAQLVVVGARGRGGFTGLLLGSVSQALLHHAHCPVTVVRGQE; this is encoded by the coding sequence ATGACTGATCCGGTGATCGTAGGGGTGGATGGTTCCGCTTCCAGCCTTGAGGCGGTCGACGTGGCGGCTCGTGAGGCGCGCCTGCGCGATGCCCCGCTGCGGATCGTGCACGCATTCGGCCATGTACCCGGACACCGACCGGCCGGCGGGCCGCCGCGGAGCCCGGCCGACCACGGCCTGGAGCCGATGGTCCGGGGAGCGCTGGCCGATGCCGAGGAACGGGCCCACGCGGCGGCACCGGGCGTGGCCGTGACCCGGTCGGTGGTGGCGGGGGAGGCGTTGGAGGTGATGGAGATCGAATCGCGCTCGGCGTCCTTGGCCGTCGTCGGCAGCCGGGGCCTGAGCGGGTTCTCGGGGTTGCTGCTGGGCTCGACGGCGGTGCATCTGGCCGCGCACGGCCGTTGCCCGCTGATGGTGGTGCGAGGCCGCACCGACCCGTCCGGAGCGGTGCTGCTGGCCGTCGACGGATCCGATGCCGGTGGGGCGGCTGTGGAGTTCGCGTTCGCCGAGGCCGCTCTGCGCGGGGCGCCGCTGGTGGCCCTGCACGTCTGGAACACCTGGAGCGAGCGCGCCTACGAAGGCCCCGGAGACCCCCTCAACGCCATGGTGGTCGACATCGAACGACTCCGAGAGGCCGAGCAACGCCTGTTGGACGAGACGGTCGCGCCCTGGCAGAAGGTCTTTCCCGATGTCACGGTGGAGCGGCGGCTGGAGCGTGCCCGGATCCGCCCGGCCCTGCTCGACGCCAGCCGCGACGCACAGCTGGTGGTGGTCGGCGCCCGGGGACGCGGTGGTTTCACCGGCCTGCTGCTCGGCTCCGTCAGCCAGGCTCTGCTGCACCACGCACACTGCCCCGTCACCGTGGTCCGCGGCCAGGAATGA
- a CDS encoding cation-transporting P-type ATPase: protein MVPARGLTTADAGRRADARGANEPAEPVRRPQWLRLLDQFRSWLIGIPGERCENGRVVRRRGVRGTIEPPTLEAEEVTGRIGTVTVVLGPLPFSIPPGSARRCVRLPTRACTTSSGGPQSCRRLS from the coding sequence GTGGTTCCGGCACGGGGCCTGACCACCGCGGACGCCGGACGACGGGCCGACGCCCGGGGTGCCAACGAACCGGCCGAACCGGTCCGCCGGCCGCAGTGGTTGCGCCTGCTGGACCAGTTCCGCAGCTGGCTGATCGGTATCCCTGGCGAGCGGTGCGAGAACGGTCGGGTCGTTCGGAGGCGCGGAGTACGAGGCACCATCGAACCGCCGACTCTGGAGGCTGAAGAAGTGACAGGGAGAATCGGCACGGTCACGGTGGTCCTGGGGCCCTTGCCCTTCTCAATCCCACCGGGATCGGCCAGGCGGTGCGTGCGCTTGCCCACTCGTGCGTGCACGACTTCCTCGGGTGGGCCGCAGTCGTGTCGGCGGCTCTCCTGA
- a CDS encoding ANTAR domain-containing protein has translation MDGLRRALQTRPMIDVALGMVMATEGCSLDEAWLIMVNSSQRTNTKLHTLALRLTESSASPISPGFSHSAPPAWSRSDEAGGANAAAPDGVNPVAT, from the coding sequence GTGGACGGGCTGAGACGAGCACTCCAGACCCGCCCCATGATCGACGTGGCGCTCGGCATGGTGATGGCGACCGAGGGATGCTCGTTGGACGAGGCCTGGCTGATCATGGTGAATTCCTCCCAGCGAACCAACACCAAGCTCCACACGCTCGCACTGCGCCTCACGGAAAGTTCCGCGAGCCCGATATCGCCCGGGTTTTCGCACAGCGCGCCGCCTGCCTGGTCCCGCAGTGACGAGGCAGGCGGCGCGAACGCGGCGGCGCCGGATGGCGTCAACCCAGTGGCGACATGA
- a CDS encoding IS3 family transposase (programmed frameshift): MAAPRKYPDELRERAIREVRTTGRPIAHVAKDLGIHKEALRGWVRQAEADRGERDDRLTTAELDELKQLRKEVAELRRANEILKAASVFFCPGDRPSPDEAEQVIDHLRGHGLGVDPVCRVLDLSPSTYFARKKRPKSARRLRDEQLMPLIEEVHADSGGTYGARRITRALGRRGVEVARCTVERLMAELGLEGVIRGRRRRTTVPEPSAPRPPDLVDRDFTASRPDQLWVADMTYVRTWSGWMYVAFVLDVYSRMIVGWQVANHMRTELPLDALEMALWRRRIKKDSGLIHHSDRGSQYVSIRYTDRLADIGASASVGSVADSYDNAMAEALNGTFKAELIEMQGPWKDVEQVERAIFQWVTWYNEERLHSALDYVPPAEHEEAFWRSQEQTPQSA; this comes from the exons ATGGCAGCACCCCGTAAATATCCGGACGAACTGCGCGAGCGCGCGATTCGCGAGGTCCGCACCACCGGCCGCCCGATCGCGCACGTCGCGAAGGACCTGGGCATCCACAAGGAGGCCTTGCGCGGCTGGGTCCGCCAGGCCGAGGCCGACCGCGGCGAGCGGGACGACCGGCTCACCACCGCAGAGCTCGACGAGCTCAAGCAACTCCGTAAAGAAGTAGCGGAGCTGCGGCGGGCGAACGAGATCCTGAAAGCCGCCTCGGTGT TTTTTTGCCCAGGAGATCGACCGTCCCCGGACGAGGCCGAGCAGGTGATCGACCACCTGCGTGGACACGGCCTCGGGGTCGATCCCGTCTGCCGGGTGCTGGACCTGTCTCCGTCGACGTACTTCGCCCGCAAGAAGCGGCCGAAGTCGGCCCGTCGGCTCCGCGACGAGCAGCTCATGCCTCTGATCGAGGAGGTCCACGCGGACTCGGGCGGCACCTATGGCGCCCGCCGGATCACGCGGGCCCTGGGCCGCCGGGGCGTCGAGGTGGCCCGCTGCACGGTCGAGCGGCTGATGGCCGAGCTGGGCCTGGAGGGCGTCATCCGTGGCCGGCGCCGCCGCACCACGGTCCCGGAGCCGTCGGCGCCGCGTCCGCCGGACCTGGTCGACCGCGACTTCACCGCCTCGCGGCCCGATCAGCTGTGGGTCGCGGACATGACCTATGTCCGCACCTGGTCGGGATGGATGTATGTGGCATTCGTCCTGGACGTGTACTCGCGGATGATCGTCGGCTGGCAGGTCGCGAACCACATGCGGACCGAACTCCCTCTGGACGCCCTGGAGATGGCGCTCTGGCGGCGTCGGATCAAGAAGGACTCCGGACTGATCCACCACAGCGATCGCGGGTCGCAATACGTGTCAATTCGGTATACCGACCGGCTCGCGGACATCGGCGCCTCCGCCTCCGTCGGGTCGGTCGCGGACTCGTATGACAACGCGATGGCCGAGGCGCTGAACGGGACCTTCAAGGCCGAGCTGATCGAGATGCAGGGTCCTTGGAAGGACGTCGAGCAGGTCGAGCGGGCGATCTTCCAGTGGGTCACCTGGTACAACGAGGAACGTCTGCACTCCGCGCTCGACTACGTGCCGCCGGCCGAGCACGAGGAAGCCTTCTGGCGCAGCCAGGAGCAAACCCCGCAGTCCGCCTGA
- a CDS encoding STAS domain-containing protein: MQTPPLLHVDRRQEETRTVIVLAGAMDRDSVPVFTAAMAEVSRAGAAAVHVDLSAVAFCDCGGLTALLTAAQDSRTEGRKFQAHAPSPAVLRLFTLTGTVGILLGPGFRTSGPDETAARRFEDRSPAPPV, from the coding sequence ATGCAGACTCCACCACTCCTCCACGTCGACCGGCGCCAGGAGGAAACGCGCACCGTCATCGTTCTGGCCGGGGCGATGGACAGGGACTCCGTCCCCGTGTTCACCGCGGCGATGGCTGAGGTCTCGCGTGCCGGGGCCGCGGCCGTTCACGTGGATCTGAGCGCCGTCGCGTTCTGCGACTGCGGTGGACTCACCGCTCTCCTCACGGCAGCTCAGGACAGTCGGACGGAGGGGCGGAAGTTTCAGGCGCATGCTCCGTCCCCGGCAGTCCTTCGCCTGTTCACCCTGACCGGCACCGTCGGCATTCTTCTCGGGCCGGGGTTCCGCACCTCCGGTCCGGACGAGACCGCCGCGAGGCGCTTCGAAGATCGATCCCCTGCCCCGCCGGTATGA
- a CDS encoding ANTAR domain-containing protein, with amino-acid sequence MLSPEMTRILRALHMDVGPGLDVGCVAVLGMDHLVVSLVVEGHITEQLWSSDSVGASFEDLQFTLGQGPGPDALRTSQTAAEHDVTALGAARWPTLVPAMAHLPIGAIFCLPLALGGISVGVLTALRASPGPMSGQEMDDALGLAAALTLQFLGGAGTRGETWFDAQPDGELHRAVVHQATGMLSVQLDLPLGEALLRLRAYTYSHDRSIIEAAEDVVSRRLRLDDDRPEPESSKETRG; translated from the coding sequence GTGCTCAGCCCCGAGATGACCCGGATCCTTCGGGCCCTCCACATGGACGTCGGGCCGGGGCTGGACGTCGGCTGTGTAGCGGTTCTCGGCATGGACCACCTCGTGGTGTCCTTGGTGGTCGAAGGGCACATCACGGAACAGTTGTGGTCCTCCGACTCCGTGGGTGCCTCGTTCGAGGACCTCCAGTTCACCTTGGGCCAGGGCCCCGGCCCGGATGCCCTTCGCACCAGCCAGACGGCGGCGGAACACGATGTGACAGCGTTGGGAGCGGCACGATGGCCCACCCTCGTTCCGGCGATGGCCCATCTGCCGATCGGGGCCATCTTCTGCCTCCCGCTGGCCCTCGGCGGCATCTCCGTCGGCGTCCTCACCGCACTCCGCGCGTCCCCCGGGCCCATGAGCGGCCAGGAGATGGATGACGCCCTCGGTCTCGCAGCAGCCCTCACCCTCCAGTTCCTCGGCGGGGCAGGAACGCGAGGCGAGACCTGGTTCGACGCGCAGCCGGACGGAGAGCTGCACCGTGCTGTCGTCCACCAGGCCACCGGCATGCTCAGTGTCCAGCTCGACCTTCCGCTGGGCGAGGCCCTGCTCCGCCTGCGCGCGTACACCTACAGCCACGACCGTTCCATCATCGAAGCCGCCGAAGACGTCGTCTCCCGGCGGCTCCGACTCGACGACGACCGTCCGGAACCCGAATCATCCAAGGAGACGAGGGGATGA
- a CDS encoding ANTAR domain-containing protein — MEKTQLQRALSSRIVIEQAKGILAERWNATPDAAYDALRTYARARRLRISDCARHIIDQTLDTDEIPHV; from the coding sequence TTGGAGAAGACACAACTGCAACGTGCCCTGTCCAGTCGCATCGTCATCGAACAGGCCAAGGGGATCCTCGCCGAACGCTGGAACGCCACTCCCGACGCGGCGTACGACGCTCTGCGCACCTATGCCCGAGCACGCCGACTACGCATCTCCGACTGCGCCCGCCACATCATCGACCAGACCCTCGACACCGACGAGATCCCGCACGTCTAG
- a CDS encoding SigB/SigF/SigG family RNA polymerase sigma factor, which produces MPISAEAPAAIAVIAPATLPRIEEPGKIAPKDARGLGSLFFEQLQVLEEGTPEHQYARNTLIEINLSLVHFSARRFRNRGSGEMEDIVQVGTIGLIKAIDRFELSREVKFTSFAIPYVVGEIKRFFRDSTWAVHVPRRLQELRVTLAKTREELAGRLDRDPSVAELAQYLDLTAEEVIEGLIASNGYTAGSLDLPIGAEHNGSETVTYGDVKGDVDPAMELVENLHALAPLLEDLDDRDREIVAMRFGQEMTQAQIGEYLGISQMQVSRLLTRLLAKLRRGMLSQN; this is translated from the coding sequence ATGCCGATATCCGCGGAGGCTCCGGCCGCGATCGCCGTCATCGCCCCGGCGACGCTTCCGCGGATCGAGGAACCCGGGAAGATCGCCCCGAAGGACGCACGGGGGCTGGGGTCCCTGTTCTTCGAGCAGTTGCAGGTGCTCGAAGAGGGCACACCGGAGCACCAGTACGCCCGGAACACGCTGATCGAGATCAATCTGTCCCTGGTGCATTTCTCGGCTAGGAGATTTCGCAACCGTGGCAGCGGCGAGATGGAGGACATCGTCCAGGTCGGCACGATCGGGCTGATCAAGGCGATCGACCGATTCGAGCTCAGCCGTGAAGTGAAGTTCACCTCCTTCGCCATCCCCTACGTCGTCGGGGAGATCAAGAGGTTCTTCCGCGACTCCACCTGGGCCGTCCACGTGCCGCGCCGTCTGCAGGAGCTTCGCGTCACCCTGGCCAAGACCCGTGAAGAACTCGCCGGCCGACTCGATCGCGACCCCAGCGTCGCCGAACTCGCCCAGTACCTGGACCTCACCGCGGAAGAGGTCATAGAGGGCCTCATCGCCTCCAACGGCTACACCGCCGGCTCCCTGGACCTGCCCATCGGCGCCGAACACAACGGATCCGAGACCGTCACCTACGGAGATGTGAAGGGCGACGTCGATCCGGCCATGGAACTGGTCGAGAACCTCCACGCGCTGGCGCCGCTGCTGGAGGATCTCGACGACCGGGACCGCGAGATCGTAGCCATGCGCTTCGGCCAGGAGATGACCCAGGCCCAGATCGGTGAGTATCTCGGCATCTCCCAGATGCAGGTCTCCCGACTCCTGACCCGCCTGCTGGCCAAGCTCCGCCGGGGCATGCTCAGCCAGAACTGA